In Pseudomonas grandcourensis, the DNA window GCTTGGCTTTTTCACGGGACAGCTTGGTTTCACCAAAGCCGTCTTCAACCGAGTCCAGAGCAACGTGAACTTCGTCACCGACGTTGATGTTCAGTTCGCCAGCGTCGTTGTAGAACTGCTCAAGCGGGATGAGTGCTTCAGACTTCAGGCCAGCGTGAACGGTTACCCAGCGAGCCTGGTAATCGATATCAACGATAACACCGGTGATGATGGAGCCTGCCTGAAGGTTCAGGGTTTTTAGGCTTTCTTCAAAGAGTTCCGCAAAGCTTTCGCTCATTTTAATTCCTGTTGATGAGGGCGAAGAATACGCCCATCTCCACACCCCAGACGGTGTGGGTTAGTTTCATTTAAAAGAAGCCACCGCAGGACTATGACTGGTCCCCTGCGGCCTTCTTGGTCACCCGGCGATATCGCGAATGGCGATCTCGCTCATGATGCGTTCCAGCACCTGGTCGATGGATAATTCCGTGGAATCCAGCTGTATGGCGTCAGCCGCCGGTTTGAGCGGGGCTACCGCTCGCTGGGTGTCACGCTCATCGCGCGCACGTATCTCATCTAGCAGACTCGACAGACTAACACCCTCGACCTTGCCCTTCAACTGCAAATATCGACGGCGTGCCCGTTCCTCGGCGCTGGCGGTCAGAAAAATCTTCAGCGGCGCGTCGGGGAAAACCACTGTGCCCATGTCGCGACCATCCGCCACAAGGCCCGGCGCTTCCTGAAAAGCACGCTGGCGCTGCAGCAGCGCCTCGCGTACAGCGGGCAGCGCAGCCACCTGGGAAGCGCCGGAACCGACGCTTTCGGTGCGAATGACATCGCTGACTTCATCACCTTCCAGAATGATGCGTTGCAACTGACCGTCCGTCGCCGCGATGAACTGCACATCCAGATGAGCGGCGAGTTTCTTCAGCAGCTCTTCATTGGTCAGGTCGACACCGTGGTTATGCGCGGCGAAGGCCAGCAATCGGTACAACGCACCGGAGTCCAGCAGGTTCCAGCCCAGGCGCTTGGCCAGAATCCCGGCTACCGTGCCCTTGCCCGAACCGCTTGGCCCGTCGATGGTGATGACCGGTGCAATGTTGTTCACGACTGCGCCTCTTGTGCCACGCGAATACCGACCTGTGCGCACAGCGCCAGGAAATTCGGGAACGATGTCGCGACGTTGGCGCAATCATGAATGCGGATCGGCGCACTGGCGCGCAGCGAAGCAACGCTGAACGCCATGGCAATACGGTGATCACCATGACCGTGCACTTCACCGCCGCCGATCTGGCCGCCGTCGATGATGATGCCATCCGGGGTTGGTTCGCACTTGACGCCCAATGCCAGCAAGCCATCCGCCATGACCTGGATGCGATCCGACTCCTTGACCCGCAGCTCTTCAGCGCCACGCAACACGGTGCGCCCTTCGGCACAGGCAGCGGCGACGAACAGCACCGGGAACTCGTCGATCGCCAGCGGAACCAGCGCCTCGGGAATCTCGATACCTTTGAGTTTAGCTGCACGTACGCGCAAGTCAGCTACAGGCTCGCCACCCACTTCACGCTGGTTTTCCAGGGTGATGTCGGCGCCCATCAGGCGCAGGATGTCGATCACACCGGTACGGGTCGGGTTGATGCCGACGTGTTCCAGCACCAGTTCCGAACCTTCAGCGATCGAGGCCGCCACCAGGAAGAACGCCGAGGACGAAATATCACCCGGGACTTCAATGTGGGTCGCGGTCAGCTTGTTGCCGGACTCGACCGATGCGGTCGCGCCGTTGACCGTTACCGGGTAGCCGAAGCCACGCAGCATGCGCTCGGTATGGTCGCGGGTCGGAGCAGGCTCGGTAACCGTGGTCTTGCCTTCTGCATACAGACCGGCCAGCAGCAGGCAGGACTTAACCTGGGCGCTGGCCATCGGCATGGTGTAGGTCAGGCCCTTGAGCTTGCTGCCGCCACGAATGGTCATCGGCGGACGACCTTCGGCGGCGGTTTCGATCACCGCGCCCATTTCACGCAGCGGATTGGCCACGCGATTCATCGGGCGCTTTGACAGCGAAGCGTCGCCGGTCAGGGTGCTGTCGAAGTTCTGCGCAGCCAGCAGGCCGGACAGCAGACGCATCGAAGTGCCGGAGTTGCCCAGATAGATCGGGCCCGGTGCAGGCTTCAGGCCATGCAGGCCAACGCCGTGAATGGTCACGCGACCGTGGTGCGGACCTTCGATGACCACGCCCATGTCACGGAATGCCTGCAAGGTCGCCAGGGCATCTTCGCCCTCGAGGAAGCCTTCGACTTCGGTGACGCCTTCGGCCAGGGAGCCAAGCATGATCGAACGGTGGGAAATCGATTTGTCACCCGGTACGCGAATCCGACCGGACAGGCGGCCACCAGGTTGAGCCAGGAAAATCAGATCGTTGGAATTCATAGCGTCCACATAGGCCCTGCGGGCCAGGATTTTACTGAAATGCTCGCGGGCAACCCGGGCGCGAGTGAAAACGCCCAACAATTGGTGCCCATCCCCTGCATCGACCGCGTCGCGCAAGGCGTCGAGATCGCTGCGAAATGTATCGAGTGTGCGCAGGACAGCTTCGCGGTTGGCGAGGAAGATGTCGTGCCACATGACCGGGTCGCTTCCGGCGATTCTTGTGAAATCGCGGAAACCGCCCGCAGCGTAACGGAAGATCTCAAGATTTTCATTGCGCTTGGCCAACGAATCGACCAAGCCGAACGCCAGCAAGTGCGGCAGATGACTGGTCGCAGCCAGCACTTCATCGTGACGCTCGACCTGCATGTGCTCGACATCGGCGCCCAGTTCGCGCCACAAACGGTCGACTACCGCCAGGGCAGCAGGATCAGTCTGATCCAGCGGCGTCAGGATCACTTTGTGGCGACGGAACAGCTCGGCGTTGGAGGCTTCCACCCCGCTCTGCTCCGAACCGGCAATCGGGTGCCCCGGCACGAAGCATGACGGCATCTTGCCAAATGCCTCGGTGGCCGCACGCACCACATTGCCCTTGGCACTGCCGACATCGGTCAGGATCGCCTGCCCCAGATCCATGCCCGACAGACGCGCGAGCACTTTTTCCATGGCCAGGATCGGCACCGCCAGCTGGATGATGTCGGCGCCCTGACAAGCAACGCCCAGGTCTTCCTCGCAGCGATCCACCACACCCAACTCGACCGCGAGCTTGCGCGATTGCGGATCGAGATCGACCCCGACCACTTCGCGGCACAGACCGCTTTCACGCAACCCCTTGGCAAACGAACCGCCGATCAACCCGAGACCGACTACCACCAGGCGACCGATCATAGGTTCAGCAGATTGCAGTGCAGTGACATCAACCACGAGCCAGAACCTTGGTCAGCGCTTCCAGGAAGCGGCTGTTCTCTGCCGGCAGGCCAATGGTGATGCGCAGGTGATTCGGCATGCCATAGTTGGCCACCGGACGCACAATTACGCCTTCACGCAGCAAGCCCTGGAACACCGGGGCCGCGACCTGGCCGAGATCGACGCAAATGAAATTGCCCTTGGACGGAATCCAGCTCAGCCCCAGCTCACGGAAACCGGCTTCCAGTTGCTGCATGCCGGACTCGTTCAACTGACGGCTTTGCGCCAGATACTCTTCGTCCTTCAACGCCGCACAGGCCGCGGCCAGGGCCAGACTGTTGACGTTGAACGGCTGGCGTACACGGTTCAGCACGTCTGCGACTACCGCCGTGGACAAGCCATAACCCACACGCAGCGCCGCCAGACCATAAGCCTTGGAGAAGGTGCGGGAAACCAGCAGGTTCGGATAAGCCGCCAGGAAGTCCAGGCCATCCGGCAGATCGCTGCCTTCGGCGTATTCGATGTAAGCCTCGTCCAGTACGACCAGCACATGCTCCGGAACATCCTGCAGGAACTCGTCCAGCGCCTCGGCGTCGAACCAGGTCCCCGTCGGGTTGTTCGGGTTGGCGATGAACACCACGCGGGTGTTGGCATCGATCGCCGCCAGCATGGCAGGCAGGTCATGCCCCCAATCCTTGGCCGGAACCACCTTGGCCTGCGCGCCGACCGCCTGGGTGGCAATCGGGTAGACCGCGAACGCATGCTCGCTGAACACGGCATTCAGGCCCGGTGCCAGATAGGCGCGCGCAACCAGCTCCAGGATGTCGTTGGAACCGTTGCCCAGCGTGACCTGATCGAGTTCGACGCGGCACTGCTCGGCCAACAGGCTCTTGAGCGCAAAACCGTTGCCGTCCGGATAACGGGTCAGCTCAGGCAGCGCATCGCGGATCGCCGCCAGCGCCTTGGGGCCAGCGCCCAGCGGGTTTTCGTTGCTCGCCAGTTTGACGATGCTGGCTGGATCGAGGTCCAGCTCACGCGCCAGTTCGTCCACGGGCTTGCCCGGAACGTAAGGCGAAAGTTGTTGCACGCCCGGCTGTGCCAGAGCGAGGAAATTGCCACTCATTTGCTACCGCCCCTTAAAGAACTGCTTTCGGGTAGGAACCCAGCACCTTGAGTGCCACTGCTTCCTGACTGATCTTTTCCAGCACACCTTTGACCAGCGGGTCGCGGTGGTGGCCGACGAAGTCGATGAAGAACACGTAGGTCCATTTACCGCTGCGCGACGGACGAGTCTCGATTCGCGTCAGGTCGATGCCATTGTCGTGGAACGGCACCAGCAACTCGTGAAGCGCACCCGGCTTGTTGCTCATCGAAACGATGATCGATGTCTTGTCGTCGCCGGTCGGCGGCACTTCCTGGTTGCCGATCATGAGGAAGCGCGTGGAGTTATCCGGACGGTCCTCGATCTTCTCGGCCAGACGGGTCAAGCCGTACAGGCCGGCCGCCATGTCGCCGGCAATCGCCGCCGAGTTCCACTCACCCTTGACCCGCTTGGCCGCTTCGGCGTTGCTGGACACCGCCACGCGCTCGACATTCGGGTAATGGGCGTCCAGCCACTTGCGGCACTGGGCCAGGGACTGGGCGTGGGAGTAGATGCGACTGATGCTGTCGGTCTTGGTATTTTCACCGACCAACAGGTGATGGTGGATACGCAGCTCGACTTCGCCGCAGATCACCATGTCATGTTCCAGGAAGCTGTCGAGGGTGTGGTTGACCGCGCCCTCGGTGGAGTTCTCCACCGGCACCACGCCAAAATTCACCGCCCCCGCCGCCACTTCACGGAACACTTCGTCGATCGCCGCCATCGGCTTGCTGATCACCGCATGGCCGAAGTGCTTCATGGCCGCCGCCTGGGTGAACGTGCCTTCAGGGCCGAGATAAGCCACTTTCAGCGGCTGCTCCAGCGCCAGGCACGAAGACATGATTTCACGGAACAACCGCGCCATCTCTTCGTTGCCCAGCGGCCCCTGATTGCGCTCCATGACACGCTTGAGCACCTGAGCTTCACGCTCAGGACGATAGAACACCGGCACTTCGCCTTCGGCCAGCGAGGCCATCTTTACCCGCGCGACTTCCTGGGCGCAGCGCGCGCGCTCACTGATCAGCTCCAGGACCTTTTCGTCCAGGGCATCAATGCGCAGGCGCAGTGCCTTGAGTTCTTGCTCAGACATTAGCCATGTTCCTTCTCGAACTCTGCCATGTACGAAATCAGCGCGTTGACGGCGTTGATGTCGACGGCGTTATAGATGGAGGCGCGCATGCCGCCCACGGAACGGTGGCCCTTGAGGTTCAACAGGCCACGCTCGTCGGCACCGGCCAGGAACGGCTTGTCCAGACGATCATCAGCCAGGCGGAACGGCACGTTCATCCACGAGCGGTCCGACTTGTTGATCGGGTTGCTGTACAGGCCGCTGGCATCGATGAAGCCGTACAGCGTGCGCTGCTTGACTTCGTTGAGCTTGCCGATGGCCTCGACGCCGCCCTGCTCCTTGAGCCACTCGAACACCAGGCCGGACAGGTACCAGGCCAGGGTCGGCGGGGTGTTGTACATCGAACCGTTATCGGCCGCGACCTTGTAGTCGAGCATGGTCGGGCACAGGGAACGGGCCTTGCCCAGCAGGTCTTCGCGAACGATGTTGACGACGATACCGCTCGGGCCGATGTTTTTCTGGGCGCCGGCGTAGATCATGCCGAAGCGCGAAACATCCACCGGGCGCGACAGGATGTCCGAAGACATGTCGGCGACCAGCGGTACATCACCGGTTTCCGGAATCCATTGGAATTCCAGGCCGCCGATGGTTTCGTTCGGCGCGTAATGGACGTAGGCCGCGTCTTTCGACAGCTTCCATTCGTTCTGGCCGGGAATGGCGAAATAGTCGTAAGGCTTGGCGGTGCCGGCAACATTGACGTGACCGTAGCGCGAGGCTTCTTCGATGGCTTTCTGCGACCAGATACCGGTGTCGATATAGTCGGCCGAGCCGTTTTCCGGCAACAGGTTCAGAGGAATCTGAGCAAATTGCTGGCTGGCGCCACCTTGCAGAAACAGCACTTTATAGTTCGAGGGGATATTCAGCAGATCACGCAGATCCTGCTCGGCCTTGGTGGCAATGGACACGAACTCATCGCTGCGATGGCTCATTTCCATGACCGACAGACCCTTGCCGTGCCAGTCGAGGAGTTCACCCTGGGCGCGCTGCAGGACAGCTTCGGGAAGCGCCGCAGGACCGGCACAGAAGTTATAGGCTCTCTTGCTCACATCCAATCTCGCTCTGATTTGGTGGTATCACGCAATAAATCACAACATCAATCGCCACGAAACTCATGTGGGAGCGGGCTTGTGTGGCGAGGGGGCTTGCCCCCGTTCGATTGCGAAGCAATCGTAAATCGGTCACTGCTTTCCAGAGCAAGACCGCGACGCCTGGTTTCAGGGGCGCTTCGCACCCCAACGGGGGCAAGCCCCCTCGCCACAACAAGCCCGCCCCCACATTTGATCTTCGTGGGTGTCGAAATTTTCTCATCGGACAAACAACAAGGGGGCGAATTTTCATCCGCCCCCCTGCTTACCCGCTTATTCCTGTGGTTCTTCGTCAGCGGCGGCGTCGAGCTGCTGATCATCAACGACGTCGTCGATCACGACTTCGCCGTCGAACACTGCACCCTCTTCACCCTCCAGCTCTTCGCCCTCGACTTCCGACGGTTCCTGAACCCGTTCCAGGCCTACCAGCGTTTCATCGCTGGCCAGCTTGATCAGGGTTACGCCCTGGGTGTTACGACCCAGACTGGAGACTTCGTCGACACGGGTACGAACCAAAGTACCCTGGTCGGAAATCAGCATGATCTCCTCGCCGTCGAGCACCTGGACCGCGCCGACCAGACGGCCGTTGCGGTCGTTGCTGACCATGGCGATAACGCCCTGGCCGCCACGCTTGTACTCAGGGAACTCGGTGATCGCCGTGCGCTTGCCGAAACCACGGGCCGAAGCCGTGAGGATCTGGCTGCCTTCTTCCGGGATCAGCATGGAAATCAGCTTCTGGCCTTCCGGCAGACGCATGCCGCGCACACCGCGAGCGGTACGACCCATGGCGCGAACGTCGGTTTCCTTGAAGCGAGTCACCTTGCCGCCGTCGGAGAACAGCATGACTTCACGACTGCCATCGGTAATGGAAGCGGAAATCAGCACGTCGCCTTCATCCAGTTCCAGCGCGATCAGGCCGACGCTGCGTTGACGGCTGAAGGATTCCAGCGGGGTCTTCTTCACGGTGCCTTTGGCGGTAGCCATGAAGATGAAGTGACCTTCGGTGTATTCCTCGACCGGCAGCATGGTGGTGATGTATTCATCACTGTCCAGCGGCAACAAGTTGACCAGCGGACGACCACGGGCAGCGCGGGACGCTTCAGGGATTTCGTAGGTTTTCAGCCAGTACACCTTGCCCTTGCTGGAGAACAGCAGCAGCGTGGTGTGGCTGTTGGCAACCAGCAGGTGAGCGATGTAGTCCTCATCCTTGACGCCGGTCGCCGACTTGCCTTTACCGCCACGACGCTGGGCCTGGTACGCAGCCAGCGGCTGGGTCTTGGCGTAGCCACCGTGGGAAATGGTCACGACGCGCTCTTCTTCCGGGATCATGTCACCCAGGGTCAGGTCGAGACGGGCATCGAGGATTTCGGTGCGACGCACATCGCCGTATTCGGCACGGATCACTTCCAGCTCTTCGCGGATCACTTCCATCAGGCGCGTGGCGCTGCTGAGGATGCGGATCAGCTCGCCGATCTGGTTGAGGATCTCTTGATACTCGGCCAGCAGTTTTTCGTGTTCCAGACCGGTCAGGCGGTGCAGACGCAGTTCCAGAATGGCTTGCGCCTGCTCTGGCGACAGGAAGTACTTGCCTTCGCGCAGACCGTATTGCGGGTCCAGGGTCTCTGGACGGCAAGAGTCGGCACCGGCACGCTCTACCATCGCGACAACGGCGGAGGATTCCCAAGGCGTGCTGATCAGCGCTTCCTTGGCTTCCGACGGCGTTGGCGAGGCCTTGATCAG includes these proteins:
- the hisC gene encoding histidinol-phosphate transaminase; the encoded protein is MSGNFLALAQPGVQQLSPYVPGKPVDELARELDLDPASIVKLASNENPLGAGPKALAAIRDALPELTRYPDGNGFALKSLLAEQCRVELDQVTLGNGSNDILELVARAYLAPGLNAVFSEHAFAVYPIATQAVGAQAKVVPAKDWGHDLPAMLAAIDANTRVVFIANPNNPTGTWFDAEALDEFLQDVPEHVLVVLDEAYIEYAEGSDLPDGLDFLAAYPNLLVSRTFSKAYGLAALRVGYGLSTAVVADVLNRVRQPFNVNSLALAAACAALKDEEYLAQSRQLNESGMQQLEAGFRELGLSWIPSKGNFICVDLGQVAAPVFQGLLREGVIVRPVANYGMPNHLRITIGLPAENSRFLEALTKVLARG
- a CDS encoding bifunctional prephenate dehydrogenase/3-phosphoshikimate 1-carboxyvinyltransferase; the encoded protein is MIGRLVVVGLGLIGGSFAKGLRESGLCREVVGVDLDPQSRKLAVELGVVDRCEEDLGVACQGADIIQLAVPILAMEKVLARLSGMDLGQAILTDVGSAKGNVVRAATEAFGKMPSCFVPGHPIAGSEQSGVEASNAELFRRHKVILTPLDQTDPAALAVVDRLWRELGADVEHMQVERHDEVLAATSHLPHLLAFGLVDSLAKRNENLEIFRYAAGGFRDFTRIAGSDPVMWHDIFLANREAVLRTLDTFRSDLDALRDAVDAGDGHQLLGVFTRARVAREHFSKILARRAYVDAMNSNDLIFLAQPGGRLSGRIRVPGDKSISHRSIMLGSLAEGVTEVEGFLEGEDALATLQAFRDMGVVIEGPHHGRVTIHGVGLHGLKPAPGPIYLGNSGTSMRLLSGLLAAQNFDSTLTGDASLSKRPMNRVANPLREMGAVIETAAEGRPPMTIRGGSKLKGLTYTMPMASAQVKSCLLLAGLYAEGKTTVTEPAPTRDHTERMLRGFGYPVTVNGATASVESGNKLTATHIEVPGDISSSAFFLVAASIAEGSELVLEHVGINPTRTGVIDILRLMGADITLENQREVGGEPVADLRVRAAKLKGIEIPEALVPLAIDEFPVLFVAAACAEGRTVLRGAEELRVKESDRIQVMADGLLALGVKCEPTPDGIIIDGGQIGGGEVHGHGDHRIAMAFSVASLRASAPIRIHDCANVATSFPNFLALCAQVGIRVAQEAQS
- the serC gene encoding 3-phosphoserine/phosphohydroxythreonine transaminase, which gives rise to MSKRAYNFCAGPAALPEAVLQRAQGELLDWHGKGLSVMEMSHRSDEFVSIATKAEQDLRDLLNIPSNYKVLFLQGGASQQFAQIPLNLLPENGSADYIDTGIWSQKAIEEASRYGHVNVAGTAKPYDYFAIPGQNEWKLSKDAAYVHYAPNETIGGLEFQWIPETGDVPLVADMSSDILSRPVDVSRFGMIYAGAQKNIGPSGIVVNIVREDLLGKARSLCPTMLDYKVAADNGSMYNTPPTLAWYLSGLVFEWLKEQGGVEAIGKLNEVKQRTLYGFIDASGLYSNPINKSDRSWMNVPFRLADDRLDKPFLAGADERGLLNLKGHRSVGGMRASIYNAVDINAVNALISYMAEFEKEHG
- the pheA gene encoding prephenate dehydratase, with amino-acid sequence MSEQELKALRLRIDALDEKVLELISERARCAQEVARVKMASLAEGEVPVFYRPEREAQVLKRVMERNQGPLGNEEMARLFREIMSSCLALEQPLKVAYLGPEGTFTQAAAMKHFGHAVISKPMAAIDEVFREVAAGAVNFGVVPVENSTEGAVNHTLDSFLEHDMVICGEVELRIHHHLLVGENTKTDSISRIYSHAQSLAQCRKWLDAHYPNVERVAVSSNAEAAKRVKGEWNSAAIAGDMAAGLYGLTRLAEKIEDRPDNSTRFLMIGNQEVPPTGDDKTSIIVSMSNKPGALHELLVPFHDNGIDLTRIETRPSRSGKWTYVFFIDFVGHHRDPLVKGVLEKISQEAVALKVLGSYPKAVL
- the gyrA gene encoding DNA gyrase subunit A codes for the protein MGELAKEILPVNIEDELKQSYLDYAMSVIVGRALPDARDGLKPVHRRVLFAMSELGNDFNKPYKKSARVVGDVIGKYHPHGDTAVYDTIVRMAQPFSLRYLLVDGQGNFGSVDGDNAAAMRYTEVRMTKLAHELLADLHKETVDWVPNYDGTEMIPAVMPTRIPNLLVNGSSGIAVGMATNIPPHNLGEVIDGCLALIDNPELTVDELMQYIPGPDFPTAAIINGRAGIIEAYRTGRGRIYMRARSMIEDIDKVGGRQQIVITELPYQLNKARLIEKIAELVKEKKLEGITELRDESDKDGMRVVIELRRGEVPEVILNNLYAQTQLQAVFGINIVALIDGRPRILNLKDLLEAFVRHRREVVTRRTVFELRKARERGHILEGQAVALSNIDPVIALIKASPTPSEAKEALISTPWESSAVVAMVERAGADSCRPETLDPQYGLREGKYFLSPEQAQAILELRLHRLTGLEHEKLLAEYQEILNQIGELIRILSSATRLMEVIREELEVIRAEYGDVRRTEILDARLDLTLGDMIPEEERVVTISHGGYAKTQPLAAYQAQRRGGKGKSATGVKDEDYIAHLLVANSHTTLLLFSSKGKVYWLKTYEIPEASRAARGRPLVNLLPLDSDEYITTMLPVEEYTEGHFIFMATAKGTVKKTPLESFSRQRSVGLIALELDEGDVLISASITDGSREVMLFSDGGKVTRFKETDVRAMGRTARGVRGMRLPEGQKLISMLIPEEGSQILTASARGFGKRTAITEFPEYKRGGQGVIAMVSNDRNGRLVGAVQVLDGEEIMLISDQGTLVRTRVDEVSSLGRNTQGVTLIKLASDETLVGLERVQEPSEVEGEELEGEEGAVFDGEVVIDDVVDDQQLDAAADEEPQE
- the cmk gene encoding (d)CMP kinase — protein: MNNIAPVITIDGPSGSGKGTVAGILAKRLGWNLLDSGALYRLLAFAAHNHGVDLTNEELLKKLAAHLDVQFIAATDGQLQRIILEGDEVSDVIRTESVGSGASQVAALPAVREALLQRQRAFQEAPGLVADGRDMGTVVFPDAPLKIFLTASAEERARRRYLQLKGKVEGVSLSSLLDEIRARDERDTQRAVAPLKPAADAIQLDSTELSIDQVLERIMSEIAIRDIAG